In one Leptospira fletcheri genomic region, the following are encoded:
- a CDS encoding Re/Si-specific NAD(P)(+) transhydrogenase subunit alpha — MNIGVLKEAKEETRVAITPDVVDALKKIGASVLVEKSAGESSYFSDEDYKKAGATIVTRQDILKKSDIVTSIHLADSSTLSKIKKGGIYLGMFQPAMNAQTIKKLSAQQVTVISLDAIARITRAQSMDVLSSQATVAGYKAVLLAATHLTRFFPMLTTAAGTITPASVLIIGAGVAGLQAIATSRRLGAVVDVFDTRPEVKEQVQSLGAKFVEVEGARHSAEAGGYAVEQTEEYKKKQQEAIDKFAGKADAIVTTALIPGKKAPILITKKIVDKMKSGSVVVDLASSMGGNCEYTQHGKTILTKNGVSVIGHLNLPGSLPGDASRMFAKNVLNFLKLLLKEKKINLDLSDEILSSTTVTHSGEIRHKLTLAALGSTGKEEKKTPAKKKTQKSESASN, encoded by the coding sequence ATGAACATCGGAGTATTAAAAGAGGCGAAGGAAGAAACCCGGGTAGCGATCACTCCCGACGTCGTCGACGCACTCAAAAAAATCGGAGCTTCCGTACTGGTAGAAAAAAGTGCCGGAGAGTCTTCTTATTTCTCGGATGAGGATTATAAGAAAGCGGGAGCTACCATCGTCACCCGCCAAGATATCCTAAAAAAATCCGACATAGTAACTAGTATACATTTGGCGGATTCCTCTACGCTTTCCAAAATCAAGAAAGGCGGCATCTATCTCGGGATGTTTCAGCCGGCGATGAACGCTCAAACGATTAAGAAATTATCCGCTCAACAAGTGACCGTTATCAGTTTGGATGCGATCGCAAGGATCACCAGAGCTCAATCTATGGACGTTCTGTCTTCCCAAGCAACCGTGGCGGGATACAAGGCGGTCCTGCTTGCAGCGACACATCTTACCCGTTTCTTTCCGATGTTGACCACCGCAGCCGGTACGATTACTCCTGCGTCCGTATTGATTATCGGAGCTGGAGTTGCCGGCTTGCAGGCAATCGCTACTTCTCGCCGATTGGGAGCGGTCGTTGACGTTTTCGACACACGCCCGGAGGTGAAGGAGCAAGTTCAGTCTCTCGGAGCGAAATTTGTGGAAGTCGAAGGCGCTCGCCATTCCGCGGAAGCGGGAGGTTATGCCGTAGAGCAAACCGAAGAATATAAGAAGAAACAGCAGGAAGCGATTGATAAGTTTGCCGGAAAAGCGGACGCGATCGTTACTACCGCTTTGATTCCCGGAAAAAAAGCCCCGATTCTCATCACTAAAAAGATCGTGGATAAAATGAAATCCGGTTCCGTAGTGGTCGATCTTGCTTCCAGCATGGGTGGAAACTGCGAATACACCCAGCACGGAAAAACCATCCTCACTAAAAACGGAGTCTCGGTAATCGGACATTTGAATTTACCTGGATCGTTGCCAGGCGATGCGTCCAGAATGTTCGCTAAGAACGTCCTGAACTTTCTGAAACTATTGTTGAAAGAGAAGAAAATCAATCTCGATCTTTCCGACGAAATTCTGTCTTCTACCACCGTGACTCATAGCGGAGAGATCCGCCATAAGCTTACTCTAGCGGCTTTAGGCTCCACCGGTAAGGAAGAAAAGAAAACTCCTGCCAAGAAGAAGACCCAAAAGTCCGAATCCGCTTCCAATTAA
- a CDS encoding phosphatase PAP2 family protein, whose protein sequence is MKSLLGRADYAVALFIREKIHGPRLNRILSRINRGEMMILIIIPYLAYAAWKNILPYPWWIVLPYTGIVSYANDRFVLFLKKAIARKRPLITVAGKVDGNPDMKHSFPSAHASNSMTACLLLVFLFGFPEWFLVLSLMAGIGRLLSLHHFPSDVLGGWLIGSGFGLLGLLLGRSFLFFLTGGA, encoded by the coding sequence ATAAAAAGTCTTTTAGGAAGGGCCGATTACGCCGTGGCCCTTTTCATCCGAGAAAAAATTCACGGACCCCGTTTGAATCGGATCCTATCCAGAATCAATAGAGGGGAAATGATGATCCTCATCATAATTCCTTATCTCGCTTACGCGGCTTGGAAAAACATTCTTCCTTATCCTTGGTGGATCGTTTTGCCATATACCGGGATCGTGTCTTATGCGAACGATAGGTTTGTTCTATTCCTGAAAAAGGCGATCGCGAGAAAAAGGCCTTTGATCACGGTAGCGGGAAAAGTGGACGGAAATCCAGATATGAAGCACTCTTTCCCTTCGGCCCATGCTTCGAATTCCATGACCGCGTGTTTGCTTCTCGTTTTTCTATTCGGTTTTCCCGAGTGGTTCTTGGTGCTCAGCCTGATGGCAGGGATAGGTCGTCTCCTATCCCTGCATCACTTTCCGAGCGATGTGCTAGGGGGCTGGTTAATTGGAAGCGGATTCGGACTTTTGGGTCTTCTTCTTGGCAGGAGTTTTCTTTTCTTCCTTACCGGTGGAGCCTAA
- a CDS encoding DUF1577 domain-containing protein, with protein MEVEYRSFLQSPRVWDKITDPTKVGYILKEYVHNNGIFLKENPLKQELQILKNSEDGKIHIRIDPNQVNKENEITVYKTLSKHMEIGFRVERVDDENGIAICIPEYVKIAKEGRITTRIEGLAGKVVAHRFHIQKKEQDSTKILGTSGQILLTDLHRNLLSEYQNSRLIFPNSKDLTPEQDLIKRTGKAIFVSDAFTLEQPSLNTLTDFEVMDLRTELEEEMILEDRIKFFRMGKIKSFVIVPLFYRDAMGAKLLALGYSESKDGALEPEILKKYKELEVVFNGRIEDSNTLDLDVRQNVVNASEGGILLEITESQLVESFLHKPFFTADLTFKMQAPLRFAFKIRHISQLGEIYLVGAEIVGSNDAKANMTLLKKNLSFVKSL; from the coding sequence ATGGAAGTCGAATATCGATCCTTCCTTCAATCCCCACGCGTTTGGGATAAAATCACTGACCCTACGAAAGTGGGATACATATTAAAGGAATACGTCCATAACAACGGAATTTTCCTTAAGGAAAATCCTTTAAAACAGGAATTACAGATCCTGAAAAATTCCGAAGACGGGAAGATACACATACGTATAGATCCAAACCAAGTAAACAAGGAAAACGAAATCACCGTCTATAAAACCTTAAGCAAGCATATGGAAATCGGCTTCCGTGTGGAACGCGTCGATGACGAAAACGGAATCGCAATCTGCATCCCGGAATACGTCAAAATCGCGAAAGAGGGAAGAATCACGACTCGAATCGAAGGATTGGCGGGAAAAGTCGTCGCTCACAGATTTCATATCCAAAAAAAAGAGCAGGATTCGACCAAAATACTAGGAACTTCAGGACAAATTCTTCTTACCGACTTGCACCGAAACTTGTTGTCCGAGTATCAAAATTCAAGGTTGATATTTCCGAATAGCAAAGACCTAACCCCTGAACAGGATCTGATAAAACGGACCGGGAAAGCGATCTTCGTATCCGACGCTTTCACGTTGGAGCAACCCTCCCTAAATACGCTTACGGATTTCGAAGTGATGGATTTGAGAACCGAGTTGGAAGAGGAAATGATCTTGGAAGATCGAATAAAATTCTTCCGCATGGGCAAGATCAAATCTTTCGTAATCGTGCCTTTATTTTATCGGGATGCAATGGGGGCCAAACTCTTGGCCTTGGGATATTCCGAATCCAAGGACGGAGCTCTAGAACCGGAAATTCTGAAGAAATACAAAGAGCTCGAAGTCGTTTTCAACGGTAGAATCGAGGATTCCAATACCCTAGATCTGGACGTTCGACAAAACGTCGTAAACGCCTCCGAAGGCGGGATCTTACTGGAAATCACCGAATCTCAGCTGGTCGAATCGTTTTTGCACAAACCTTTCTTCACGGCGGACTTAACGTTTAAAATGCAAGCCCCTTTAAGATTCGCGTTTAAAATCCGACATATTTCTCAATTAGGTGAAATTTATCTCGTCGGTGCAGAAATAGTTGGCTCCAATGATGCTAAGGCGAATATGACTCTATTAAAGAAGAATCTAAGCTTCGTTAAGAGCCTTTAA
- a CDS encoding M50 family metallopeptidase, protein MENRFLRLALILAIVATLLSYWNHGWVSYLKDFVVLIHEAGHATATLLTGGSVQTIELQGDEAGQTVASPLAGKGPFVFVVSAGYLGCCLVGGFLVNRGFKGRLVRPTLLLFGGAILLLTLKYTSSGGLAQKTGLAWGLFVLISSFLPFGWDRLVTVFLGTSVTLYSLYDLLDFTENIQNTDAGILAGWITGTDAKSAAPKSVVFLGYLIALLWSFFSVSIIFFSLRRAVAPSQASDQVESPSDVLTTNGASEESPFPGEVTPEVMEWFLSRGLDLNGKPLPTEFKD, encoded by the coding sequence ATGGAAAATCGTTTCCTACGCCTCGCATTGATCTTGGCCATCGTCGCCACTTTACTATCCTACTGGAATCACGGTTGGGTTTCCTATCTGAAAGATTTCGTAGTTCTGATTCATGAGGCAGGACATGCCACTGCCACTCTGTTGACTGGCGGAAGTGTCCAGACCATAGAATTGCAGGGAGACGAAGCGGGACAGACAGTAGCCTCACCTCTTGCAGGAAAAGGTCCGTTTGTCTTCGTGGTTTCAGCCGGCTATCTGGGTTGTTGTTTGGTTGGCGGTTTTTTGGTTAACAGAGGATTTAAAGGAAGACTCGTACGTCCTACTCTTTTACTCTTCGGTGGAGCGATTCTCCTCCTTACATTAAAATATACTTCGTCCGGAGGTCTCGCTCAGAAAACGGGATTGGCTTGGGGGCTATTCGTTTTGATCAGCTCTTTCTTACCTTTCGGATGGGATAGATTGGTTACAGTTTTTCTCGGAACAAGCGTTACGTTATATAGTCTTTACGACCTTCTGGATTTTACAGAAAATATCCAGAATACGGATGCAGGGATTCTCGCCGGTTGGATCACGGGAACGGATGCGAAATCCGCTGCACCTAAATCCGTTGTCTTTCTAGGATATTTGATTGCTCTCCTCTGGTCCTTTTTTAGCGTATCCATCATATTCTTTTCCCTAAGACGTGCGGTGGCTCCGAGCCAGGCTTCCGACCAAGTGGAATCTCCTTCCGATGTTTTGACGACAAACGGAGCTTCCGAAGAATCTCCTTTTCCGGGTGAAGTTACTCCCGAAGTCATGGAGTGGTTTTTAAGTCGTGGATTGGATCTGAACGGTAAACCGCTGCCGACAGAATTTAAAGATTAA
- a CDS encoding UDP-glucuronic acid decarboxylase family protein — MGSRVLVTGGAGFIGSHLCERLIGMGHEVICLDNFHTGRKANVERLLDHPRFELIRHDITEPIRLEVDKIYNFACPASPIHYQSNAIKTIKTNVLGMLNMLGMAKRVKARILQASTSEIYGNPLEHPQKESYWGNVNPIGIRSCYDEGKRVAETLCFDYHRNHKVDIRVIRIFNTYGPRMLPDDGRVVSNFVVQALAGKDITIYGDGLQTRSFCYVDDLVEGIIRLMETPDFIGPVNLGNDGEFTVKELAELVIQETGSPSKIVYRPLPQDDPVRRKPDLTLARQKLGYEPKVALKDGIRKTIEYFKNHLD, encoded by the coding sequence ATGGGTAGCAGAGTTTTAGTGACCGGCGGAGCCGGTTTTATCGGGTCGCATCTTTGCGAACGCCTGATCGGTATGGGCCACGAGGTGATCTGCCTCGATAATTTTCACACCGGAAGAAAAGCGAACGTAGAAAGATTATTGGACCACCCCCGTTTCGAATTGATCCGGCATGATATCACGGAGCCGATCCGCTTAGAAGTGGATAAGATCTATAATTTCGCCTGTCCCGCTAGTCCGATTCACTATCAATCGAATGCGATCAAGACGATCAAAACAAACGTTTTAGGCATGCTGAATATGCTAGGCATGGCCAAGCGTGTAAAGGCGAGAATCCTTCAGGCTTCGACGAGCGAGATTTATGGGAATCCTCTCGAACATCCTCAGAAAGAATCCTATTGGGGAAACGTAAATCCGATCGGAATCCGGAGCTGCTATGATGAAGGGAAACGAGTCGCGGAAACCCTTTGCTTCGATTATCACCGGAATCATAAGGTGGACATAAGGGTCATTCGAATTTTTAATACGTACGGACCCAGAATGCTTCCGGACGACGGTCGTGTAGTCAGCAATTTCGTAGTGCAAGCCCTCGCCGGAAAAGACATCACGATTTATGGAGACGGTTTGCAAACTCGTTCTTTTTGCTACGTAGACGATCTCGTCGAGGGGATCATCCGGCTCATGGAGACCCCCGATTTTATCGGACCCGTGAACTTAGGAAACGACGGAGAATTTACGGTAAAAGAATTGGCGGAGTTGGTGATTCAGGAGACGGGTTCGCCGTCCAAGATCGTTTATCGGCCGCTGCCGCAAGATGATCCTGTGAGACGCAAACCCGATCTTACTCTTGCGAGACAAAAATTAGGTTACGAGCCTAAGGTCGCTTTAAAGGACGGAATCCGGAAAACGATCGAGTATTTCAAAAATCACTTGGATTAA
- the hisS gene encoding histidine--tRNA ligase: MEKQKSFLPTAPYKGTRDFYPDDMRFRNWMFSVMRETVQSFGYQEYDGPILESFDLYKAKSGEEIVQRQLYDFTDKGDRHVAIRPEMTPTLARMVAGEVRNLAKPIRWFSIPNLWRYEQPGKGRLREHWQLNVDLFGVNSYRAEVEIILIADSILKKFGAPDGSYQIKISHRGILDSFLSNSLSLPSEKCQAVSKLLDKKAKISREAFEQELRPLLSNPDGQIPLIYAYLESDLESLSRFKGINSEAVEFIGRLAADLKSLGIEKQISFDPSIIRGFDYYTGCIFEVFDTNPENRRSLYGGGRYDNLIGLFSNDQLSGIGFGLGDVTFRSFLEGHGLVPDLHRNDTVFIPVMEESLFPEILKLAYELRSDGINAEMMLESGKVGKQIQTAEKKGYRFVLFLGESEIAKQEIQLKDLKTGAQSVFSRKDLSSKLKDSMLG, translated from the coding sequence TTGGAAAAACAAAAATCTTTTTTACCCACGGCCCCTTATAAGGGCACGAGAGACTTTTATCCGGACGATATGCGGTTTCGTAATTGGATGTTTTCCGTTATGCGGGAAACCGTCCAATCTTTCGGATACCAGGAATACGACGGCCCGATCTTGGAATCCTTCGATCTGTATAAGGCCAAGAGCGGCGAAGAAATCGTACAAAGACAATTGTACGATTTTACGGATAAGGGAGATCGCCACGTCGCAATCCGCCCGGAAATGACTCCGACTCTGGCCAGAATGGTTGCAGGAGAAGTCAGAAATCTCGCAAAGCCGATTCGTTGGTTTTCCATACCCAATCTCTGGAGATACGAGCAACCGGGAAAAGGGAGGTTGCGAGAGCATTGGCAGCTCAACGTGGATCTCTTCGGAGTCAATTCTTACCGCGCCGAAGTAGAGATCATACTTATTGCCGATTCCATCCTCAAGAAATTCGGAGCACCCGACGGGAGCTATCAAATCAAGATCTCTCACCGAGGGATTCTAGATTCCTTTTTATCGAATTCTCTTTCTCTCCCTTCGGAGAAATGTCAGGCGGTTTCCAAACTCCTGGACAAGAAGGCGAAAATATCGAGAGAAGCTTTCGAACAAGAATTAAGACCTCTGCTATCGAATCCTGACGGACAAATCCCGTTGATTTATGCTTATCTAGAAAGCGATTTGGAAAGTTTGTCTCGCTTTAAAGGAATCAACTCCGAAGCGGTGGAATTTATCGGACGCTTAGCTGCAGATTTAAAATCCCTCGGAATAGAAAAACAGATTTCCTTCGATCCTTCCATTATCCGCGGATTCGACTACTATACGGGTTGTATTTTTGAAGTTTTTGATACGAATCCCGAAAACCGGCGATCTCTCTACGGCGGCGGACGTTACGACAACCTGATCGGCCTTTTTTCCAACGACCAATTGTCCGGAATCGGATTCGGTTTAGGGGATGTGACTTTTCGGAGCTTTTTAGAAGGCCATGGTCTGGTTCCGGATCTTCACCGTAATGATACCGTATTTATCCCGGTGATGGAAGAATCCTTGTTTCCGGAAATCCTAAAATTGGCGTACGAACTCCGTTCCGACGGAATTAACGCGGAGATGATGTTGGAATCCGGTAAAGTAGGAAAGCAGATCCAGACTGCCGAAAAGAAAGGCTATCGGTTCGTTCTCTTTTTGGGGGAATCCGAAATCGCAAAGCAGGAAATACAATTAAAGGATCTGAAGACCGGAGCACAATCCGTGTTTTCCCGTAAGGATCTGTCCTCCAAATTAAAGGATTCGATGCTTGGTTAA
- a CDS encoding methyl-accepting chemotaxis protein: protein MRKNLPVTNREIRFPANAVIISRTDPKGKITYVSRDFADVSGYSESELLGEAHNIVRHPDIPPVVFEDLWITIKSGRPWNGIVKNRAKNGDHYWVDATVTPILEQGEIVGYMSVRKQAGRQEIEKADKLYRKLSRGLGLGYRVSSVIHSIQSTLGNFGLAAVQMSLVLLPGLYLSFRLFPTDPILSAVTTMSGILGSFLVLVTMKKQGAKILDVVEVVRQMVNGNMLAEIRRQEGREDVDKIYTNIRCLAISLWGLIVQMKENYDRNMNLYETLFDSMQKFRSSTQTQAQSVEETAAASVQLSKTIEEIVITIAEQTRSLSNVNASIGSIDSSLRETSHSMEELASQTGEVSGKALQAEQIFNEAIRSMEEIKSFSDQINKIVSIITGISERTNLLALNASIESARAGEAGKGFSVVADEISKLAEQTKHSIKDIVQLVKNTSLSVDEGALKVNQSVDVFKKLQDYIEKVHASASDVRIHLSEQSNKLREIRMSSDQLLTLGQMMNNSSEQQKGASEEISSSMSIISKNAEDIASTSEDIKHTVEGTLEHSERLKSILGHFKT from the coding sequence ATGAGGAAAAACCTCCCAGTCACGAACAGAGAGATTCGGTTTCCTGCCAATGCGGTTATTATCTCACGCACGGACCCGAAGGGAAAAATCACCTACGTATCCCGGGATTTTGCAGACGTCAGCGGATATAGCGAGAGCGAACTCTTAGGTGAAGCTCATAATATAGTCCGACATCCGGACATTCCTCCCGTCGTTTTCGAAGATCTATGGATCACGATCAAATCTGGACGCCCGTGGAACGGAATCGTTAAAAACCGCGCGAAGAACGGGGATCATTATTGGGTGGATGCGACGGTGACTCCGATTTTGGAGCAGGGAGAAATCGTCGGCTATATGTCGGTTCGCAAGCAAGCCGGCCGACAAGAGATCGAAAAGGCCGACAAGCTCTACCGAAAATTAAGTCGTGGCCTAGGACTAGGATATCGGGTTTCTTCTGTCATACATTCTATCCAAAGTACGTTGGGCAATTTCGGTCTGGCGGCGGTTCAGATGAGTCTGGTACTTTTACCGGGGTTGTATCTTAGCTTCCGGCTTTTTCCCACCGATCCGATATTATCCGCCGTGACGACGATGTCGGGAATTCTAGGTTCTTTCTTAGTCCTGGTAACGATGAAGAAGCAAGGTGCAAAGATTCTAGATGTAGTCGAAGTCGTGCGCCAAATGGTTAACGGGAACATGCTTGCGGAAATCCGGAGGCAGGAAGGCAGGGAAGACGTAGATAAGATCTATACCAACATACGCTGCCTTGCTATCAGCCTCTGGGGCTTGATCGTTCAGATGAAGGAAAACTATGATCGGAATATGAATCTGTACGAGACATTATTCGATTCTATGCAAAAATTCCGTTCCAGTACCCAAACCCAAGCTCAGTCGGTCGAGGAAACTGCCGCTGCCTCCGTGCAATTGTCCAAAACGATCGAAGAGATCGTCATTACCATAGCCGAGCAGACCAGAAGTCTTTCCAATGTAAACGCAAGTATAGGCTCTATCGATTCTTCCTTGCGGGAAACTTCCCACTCCATGGAAGAGTTGGCGTCGCAGACGGGAGAAGTTTCCGGAAAGGCATTGCAAGCCGAACAAATTTTTAACGAAGCGATCCGCTCGATGGAAGAAATCAAATCCTTCTCGGATCAAATCAATAAGATCGTCTCTATCATCACCGGTATTTCGGAAAGAACGAATTTATTGGCGTTGAACGCTTCTATCGAATCAGCCAGGGCGGGAGAAGCCGGCAAAGGCTTTTCCGTAGTTGCCGACGAGATTTCCAAGTTGGCCGAACAAACCAAACATAGCATCAAAGATATCGTTCAATTAGTTAAGAATACCTCCCTTTCCGTCGATGAGGGTGCTTTAAAAGTCAACCAATCCGTGGATGTTTTCAAGAAGCTTCAGGATTATATAGAAAAAGTCCATGCGTCCGCGTCCGACGTAAGGATACATCTTTCCGAACAATCCAATAAACTTCGGGAAATCCGAATGAGTTCGGACCAATTGCTTACGTTGGGACAGATGATGAACAATTCTTCCGAACAGCAAAAAGGAGCTTCGGAGGAAATTTCCTCCTCTATGAGCATAATCTCTAAAAATGCGGAGGACATCGCGTCGACGTCGGAAGACATAAAGCATACCGTCGAAGGCACTCTGGAACATTCAGAGAGATTGAAAAGTATTCTGGGTCATTTTAAAACCTGA